In one window of Primulina tabacum isolate GXHZ01 chromosome 8, ASM2559414v2, whole genome shotgun sequence DNA:
- the LOC142553634 gene encoding uncharacterized protein LOC142553634 — protein sequence MARYFTQLNTGGVSRNLTMAFAKESGQRKSGVGVIERVELPEKVKNSRILILGGTGRVGGSTALSLSKLCPDLRIVIGGRNRDKGAAMVSKLGDGSEFCEVDINDSNSLDAALKDVDLVLHTAGPFQQAQNCAVLEAAVRNKTAYLDVCDDTSYAWRAKSYMKKAVNANIPAIVTGGIYPGVSNIMAAELVRASKFETEVEPEKLRFYYYTAGSGGAGPTILSTSFLLLGEEVIAYNKGEKVKLKPYSGMLNINFGLGIGKKDVFLLHLPEVRSIHEVLGVPTVSARFGTSPFFWNWGMVAMTNLLPPESLRDKSKVQQLVQLFDPLVRAVDAFAGEKVSMRVDLECSKGYHRIGIFSHRKLSVSVGFSTAAFVLAILEGSTRPGVWFPEEPEGIAVEARKTLLNRAAQGTVNFVMNKAPWMVETDPKELGFGIYD from the exons ATGGCAAGATACTTCACGCAATTGAACACCGGCGGCGTCAGCAGAAATCTTACAATGGCCTTCGCAAAAGAAAGCGGGCAACGAAAAAGTGGCGTTGGCGTAATCGAGAGAGTCGAACTTCCGGAGAAAGTCAAGAATTCAAGAATTTTGATACTTGGAGGAACCGGAAGAGTGGGAGGTTCAACTGCCCTTTCTTTGTCTAAATTATGTCCGGATCTTCGCATTGTCATAGGTGGTCGGAACAG GGACAAAGGTGCTGCAATGGTGTCGAAACTAGGCGACGGCTCGGAGTTTTGTGAAGTCGACATCAATGACAGCAATTCGTTGGATGCAGCTTTAAAGG ACGTTGATCTTGTTCTGCACACTGCTGGGCCCTTTCAGCAGGCACAAAATTGCGCTGTTCTTGAAGCTGCAGTTCGGAACAAG ACAGCATATCTTGATGTGTGTGATGACACAAGCTATGCATGGCGTGCAAAATCATACATGAAGAAGGCAGTGAATGCAAATATACCAGCTATAGTAACCGGAGGAATCTACCCGGGAGTGAGCAACA TTATGGCTGCGGAGCTAGTCCGTGCATCAAAATTCGAAACCGAAGTTGAGCCAGAGAAGCTAAG GTTCTACTACTACACAGCTGGCTCCGGGGGTGCTGGCCCGACTATATTGTCTACTAGCTTTTTACTTCTGGGAGAGGAGGTTATTGCATATAACAAAG GAGAGAAGGTCAAACTAAAACCTTACAGTGGGATGCTCAACATCAATTTTGGGCTTGGAATCGGAAAGAAGGATGTTTTTCTCTT GCATTTACCTGAGGTGAGGAGTATTCACGAGGTCCTCGGAGTTCCAACTGTTAGCGCACGGTTTGGAACTTCGCCTTTCTTCTGGAATTGGGGAATGGTAGCCATGACAAATTTACTTCCACCT GAATCCCTGAGAGACAAAAGTAAGGTCCAGCAATTAGTTCAACTATTCGACCCTTTAGTGAGGGCAGTAGATGCATTTGCTGGAGAGAAGGTGTCGATGCGA GTTGATTTGGAGTGCTCGAAGGGATATCACAGAATCGGGATATTCAGCCACAGGAAACTATCtgt GTCAGTGGGATTTTCGACAGCTGCCTTTGTCCTAGCCATTCTTGAGGGCAGCACTCGGCCTGGAGTTTGGTTTCCCGAAGAG CCCGAAGGGATCGCAGTTGAGGCAAGGAAAACTCTTCTCAATCGTGCTGCACAAGGGACCGTCAATTTTGTGATGAATAA GGCTCCATGGAtggttgaaacagatcccaaaGAGCTTGGTTTTGGAATTTACGACTGA